In Amaranthus tricolor cultivar Red isolate AtriRed21 chromosome 3, ASM2621246v1, whole genome shotgun sequence, a single window of DNA contains:
- the LOC130808867 gene encoding uncharacterized protein LOC130808867, translated as MSYIKLSYDKTTLIEFNGSKLKINPFLPQSNRHTLTPSYKTHGSQSLSFPNSLFYLPSSSILSPHKKNLLPSSPSPAMSSTTNSNHFSSSLYCWRRYHRRTLLVDSWIRYLEATSSFDHRSEPVGNDGLAVLNSILRIYIELST; from the exons atgtcttatataaaaCTGTCTTACGATAagacgactttaatagaatttaatgggtcaaagctaaaaataaacccaTTCTTACCTCAATCTAACCGACATACCCTTACTCCCTCATACAAAACCCACGGCTCCCAGTCCCTCTCTTTCCCTAACTCCCTCTTCTATCTCCCTTCTTCCTCCATTCTTTCCCCTCACAAGAAAAATCTCCTACCATCATCACCAAGCCCAGCCATGAGTTCCACCACCAACAGCAACCATTTCTCCTCCTCCCTTTATTGTTG gagacgatatcatcgaagaacccttctagttgatagctggattcgttaccttgaagcgacatcgtcg tttgatcacagatcggaaccggtcgggaacgatgggttagcagTGTTGAATAGCATTCTAAGGAtatatattgagctgagcacatag
- the LOC130808837 gene encoding aspartyl protease family protein 1-like, whose protein sequence is MWCNKLSYGCIGVVLLLCWISQSCNGSESFGFKIHHRFSDPVKAMFNGDDQYFPEKGTPNYYAAMFHRDRVFHGRRLAGETSHNSTLTFASGNTTFRIDTLGFLYYANVSVGTPESWYLVALDTGSHLFWLPCDCAPNCLTRLQLRPDTPAMNLNIYSPRSSSTGAQLSCTSPYCENSINCAPTQIHCPYGVSYLSANTSSSGYLVEDVLHLTTNSNSSALFNVRIPFGCGVVQTGSFLRTAAPNGLLGLSMDPISLPNILASQGLTSNSYSMCFTGNGVGTILFGDRDSNEQGETPLNPNDRLNLYNISITHISMGTNVSATNFTTIFDSGTSITHLTDPSYSILSQKFNSQVKDQKVDLGPDIPFEFCYESNVSIDELIIPSINLTLSGGDTFTIIDPVFVLLFQSGRTAYCLGVAKSDIDEHNINIIGENFMSGYRIVFDHERMVLGWKAHDCGEVVPLSPRPSMFRPPGLITPSPSSSVASALGNGHRHSYLFICILLVQLLSIQLMNP, encoded by the exons ATGTGGTGCAATAAATTAAGTTATGGATGTATTGGGGTGGTTTTGTTGTTATGTTGGATAAGTCAAAGCTGTAATGGATCTGAATCATTTGGGTTTAAAATCCACCATAGATTTTCTGATCCTGTTAAGGCAATGTTCAATGGTGATGATCAGTACTTTCCAGAGAAAGGAACACCTAATTACTATGCTGCAATGTTTCATCGTGATCGAGTCTTCCATGGCCGTAGATTAGCAGGGGAAACAAGTCATAACTCTACTCTCACTTTTGCCTCTGGGAATACCACTTTCCGTATAGATACTCTTGGATT TTTATATTACGCAAATGTGTCTGTAGGGACACCGGAATCATGGTATCTCGTGGCTCTCGATACAGGCAGTCACCTTTTCTGGTTACCATGTGACTGTGCCCCTAATTGCTTAACAAGGCTACAGCTCCGTCCTGATACACCG GCAATGAACCTGAACATATACAGTCCACGTAGTTCATCCACAGGAGCACAACTGTCGTGCACAAGCCCTTACTGTGAAAACAGCATAAACTGTGCACCGACACAAATCCACTGCCCCTACGGAGTTTCTTATCTCTCAGCTAACACGTCTTCTTCTGGCTACTTAGTCGAGGATGTATTGCATCTCACAACCAACTCCAATTCGTCTGCACTCTTCAACGTTAGGATTCCTTTCGG TTGTGGGGTTGTTCAGACTGGTTCTTTCTTAAGAACCGCAGCACCAAATGGCCTTCTCGGACTCTCTATGGATCCCATATCACTCCCTAACATTTTAGCGAGTCAAGGGCTTACTTCAAATTCGTATTCAATGTGTTTTACTGGAAACGGTGTAGGCACAATCCTTTTCGGGGATAGAGACAGCAATGAACAAGGTGAAACACCACTCAATCCCAATGATCGGTTGAA TTTATACAATATCAGCATAACTCACATTAGTATGGGAACCAACGTTTCTGCGACAAACTTCACCACGATTTTTGACTCTGGCACCTCGATCACTCACTTGACTGATCCAAGTTATAGTATTCTCTCTCAAAAG TTCAATTCTCAAGTAAAGGATCAAAAGGTGGATTTAGGCCCAGATATTCCTTTTGAATTCTGTTATGAATCAAA TGTAAGCATTGATGAGTTGATCATTCCCAGCATTAATCTTACATTGAGTGGTGGAGATACATTCACTATCATTGATCCAGTGTTCGTATTGCTTTTCCAG AGTGGTCGAACTGCATACTGTTTGGGTGTTGCCAAATCCGACATTGATGaacataatataaacataattgGAG AAAATTTCATGAGTGGATATCGCATAGTTTTTGATCATGAGCGGATGGTACTTGGATGGAAGGCACACGATT GTGGTGAAGTTGTGCCCTTAAGTCCAAGGCCATCCATGTTTAGACCACCCGGATTAATTACACCTTCGCCCAGCTCAAGCGTTGCTTCAGCATTAGGAAACGGACACAGACACAGCTACTTGTTCATCTGCATTCTTTTGGTTCAGTTGCTGTCTATTCAACTGATGAATCCCTGA